A single window of Leptolyngbya ohadii IS1 DNA harbors:
- a CDS encoding translocation/assembly module TamB domain-containing protein, which translates to MANSPNNQNQPEERSRGRRRAVIRAGFVAGGLLVVGLAGGVWWAWRFVNEDLAPLIARQVSNQLNRPVEVGPIEQISLNRIVFGPSAIPATPADADRLEIPRVEVTFNPFEVLWDRTLSVDVTLIRPEAFADQNEDGEWISTRLRDNSGAPEPLVKVEVDALRVRDGTLTLVPFGDVDESKVVEPDEQEREQEQRNPNPEPQDEDAPETLPRDAVARPQLVIQDVDANALFRNNNRLISYDVSGRPETGGEFRVSGESDLDREQTTLRAQGTNLLAPDVNLLVPLPVEVRAGRISSDLEVLFPPGDDDPLQLNGTVQFQNATGRIEQIPQLLSQVNGQLRFRGQDIFFENVRGKYGLIPAQVGGSLNFEQGYNLTARSDRTTIPELLETFDVSSPVPVTGALRSQLRITGDIEEPIIAGVAENITPVRVDRVTFASAQSRYRVADGVLSFDGIQAVPVGGGQVTGNGRIAFGGEDDEEDQDDNQNNQNNNQANNQNNQSNNQGSVAFFLQGQNLPGDTIARQYGANLNNFTIGVVDAQVRVSGTPDNLTTLVDFQAPQATYAARGRVRVQGDRIALEDGAALVAGGIVRANAETVNRRWTADVQASGIELRQFSPDLRGLFSGNFQLAGSLDNFNLAAIEAQGQARFSQGLAIIESPLTADVRWLGDRLQVLDARATGFQADGLVFARLEGTPAITNLDLNVNLRNYAIADLPINTPEQIRLLGQTDFSGRVTGTPDAVQVAGQLGLNNFQINQVAFEPRLTGDLRYTNRGISLDVSGQQDRIALTLDDRNRPVNFFVQQGNAIAQGRTQGDILTATLENFPLQALNLTPAAAYGIGIVTGEASGSIEANIANLNNPSVIGQLVIDRPALGYIAGDRFAAQFRYVDGVAVLEQGELLQAGSRYLLSGTFNTRAENQLQARIVADQGRIEDVLSALNIFDLADFGRGLRPPVFATADAVQPFPVGQPDLTLLNQLRRYSEITALLNQQIAARQQASFLPDLSQLQGAFTGTIDINSSAQTGFNVGFDLAGQNWRWQDYRVDQVIARGELQNGVLTLLPVRFQSDESFLTFSGQFGGEQQSGQLLAEGVPVAALRDLFRLPIDIEGDLTANATLAGSVGNPQVIGEIQLVNTQINNNGTITTLPPLRNLFGYNDARLTFDSDFVRPEVTVAETAPQGQPADLSENPSINSPINPLDPDEPVEPQADQVDQFALNGSIPYKFPFMTVEPASNEFNVDLTVRNDGLALINAFTDQVQWRGGEAEVQLRATGVLTNTQQNLAIGGTAEFANARVASPLLPEDITNINGTIAFKNDQIQVQNLQGEFSRGQVVAQGTLPILLPLNVNNPDNQPPLTISLDKIALDLPDRYEGDVAGQVVLTGTALAPEIGGEVLLSNGEVRLPDQNGQTVAAIATASAPTTRFGDRETDLFSPPLLNNLRVSLGENLRVTNNPLLSFVVAGDLLVDGTIDDLRPDGVIQLQRGQVNLFTTRFNLDRRYNNTVVFESDRGLDPVLDVRLLALVPEVTRYPIPNTSPFAAAEVADLSAVADFGRLETVRVQASVNGPASELFNNLELTSDPDRSQTEILALIGGGNVTAIAQEDGVTTAIASLAGSAVLSQLQNLISNAFGLTDFSLFPTTLISEDARTSTFAIAAELGFDLTDDLSVSILQVLTAPEPTQFNLRYRLSNELSVRGSTNFRGDSRAILQFETRF; encoded by the coding sequence ATGGCGAATTCTCCGAATAATCAAAATCAGCCGGAGGAACGGTCGAGGGGCAGGCGACGGGCAGTGATCCGGGCAGGCTTCGTGGCGGGTGGGTTGCTGGTCGTGGGTCTGGCGGGAGGTGTCTGGTGGGCTTGGCGGTTTGTAAATGAGGATCTGGCACCGCTGATCGCTCGTCAGGTCAGCAATCAGCTTAACCGTCCGGTGGAAGTGGGACCGATCGAGCAGATCTCCCTGAACCGGATTGTATTTGGACCCTCTGCAATTCCTGCCACGCCAGCAGATGCCGATCGCCTGGAAATTCCCCGTGTCGAGGTGACGTTCAACCCCTTCGAGGTGCTGTGGGATCGGACGCTGAGCGTCGATGTAACGCTGATTCGCCCGGAGGCTTTTGCGGATCAAAACGAGGATGGCGAGTGGATTTCAACCCGTCTACGGGATAATTCCGGCGCACCCGAACCGCTGGTGAAGGTCGAAGTGGATGCGCTGCGCGTGCGGGACGGCACCCTGACTCTCGTACCCTTTGGCGACGTGGATGAATCCAAAGTCGTTGAGCCAGATGAGCAGGAACGTGAGCAGGAGCAGCGTAATCCGAATCCAGAGCCGCAGGACGAGGACGCACCGGAAACCCTGCCTCGTGATGCCGTTGCCCGTCCGCAGCTGGTCATTCAGGACGTGGACGCCAATGCCCTGTTTCGCAATAACAATCGGCTGATTTCCTACGATGTTTCGGGCAGACCGGAAACTGGAGGCGAGTTTCGCGTGTCCGGCGAGTCTGACCTCGATCGCGAACAAACTACTCTCCGCGCCCAGGGCACCAATCTGCTGGCTCCCGACGTGAATCTCCTGGTTCCTCTGCCAGTCGAAGTTCGGGCAGGACGAATTTCCAGCGATCTAGAGGTTTTGTTTCCGCCAGGGGACGACGACCCGCTTCAGCTCAACGGCACGGTGCAGTTTCAAAATGCGACGGGGAGAATCGAGCAGATCCCTCAGCTTTTAAGCCAGGTCAACGGGCAACTGCGCTTTCGGGGACAGGACATCTTCTTTGAAAATGTGCGCGGCAAATACGGCTTAATTCCCGCCCAGGTCGGCGGCAGTCTTAACTTCGAGCAAGGCTATAACCTGACGGCACGAAGCGATCGCACTACCATTCCTGAGTTACTCGAAACGTTTGATGTGTCGTCTCCGGTTCCCGTGACAGGAGCATTACGATCGCAGCTGCGGATTACGGGAGACATCGAAGAACCGATTATTGCGGGGGTAGCAGAAAATATTACGCCGGTGCGGGTCGATCGCGTGACTTTCGCCTCGGCGCAGAGTCGCTATCGGGTGGCAGATGGGGTGCTGTCCTTTGATGGTATTCAGGCTGTTCCCGTTGGGGGAGGACAGGTGACGGGGAACGGTCGGATTGCCTTTGGCGGAGAGGACGATGAAGAGGATCAGGACGATAATCAGAACAACCAAAACAACAATCAAGCCAACAACCAGAACAACCAGAGCAACAATCAGGGCAGCGTCGCCTTCTTCCTTCAGGGACAAAATCTCCCCGGAGACACGATCGCCCGGCAGTATGGCGCGAATCTGAATAACTTTACGATCGGTGTGGTCGATGCCCAGGTGAGGGTTTCCGGAACACCAGATAATTTGACGACGCTGGTGGATTTCCAGGCTCCCCAGGCAACCTATGCGGCACGGGGACGGGTGCGGGTACAGGGCGATCGGATTGCATTGGAAGACGGAGCGGCACTGGTGGCAGGCGGCATTGTCCGGGCAAATGCAGAAACCGTGAACCGACGCTGGACGGCAGATGTGCAGGCTTCGGGAATTGAGCTACGCCAGTTTTCGCCCGATTTACGCGGACTGTTTAGCGGCAATTTCCAGCTAGCGGGCAGTCTAGACAACTTCAATCTGGCGGCGATCGAGGCTCAGGGACAGGCACGATTTTCCCAGGGGCTTGCCATTATCGAGTCTCCGCTGACGGCAGATGTGCGGTGGCTGGGGGACAGGCTTCAGGTTCTTGATGCGAGGGCAACGGGCTTCCAGGCAGACGGATTGGTCTTTGCACGGCTGGAGGGCACCCCTGCGATTACGAATTTGGATCTGAATGTCAATCTGCGAAATTATGCGATCGCCGATCTGCCCATTAACACCCCAGAGCAAATTCGCCTGCTGGGACAAACGGACTTCAGCGGACGAGTGACGGGCACACCCGATGCCGTTCAGGTGGCAGGACAACTGGGCTTAAACAATTTCCAGATCAATCAGGTCGCCTTTGAACCGCGCCTCACGGGAGATCTGCGCTACACGAATCGCGGCATCAGTCTTGATGTCTCTGGGCAGCAGGATCGGATTGCTTTAACGCTGGACGATCGCAACCGTCCGGTCAATTTCTTTGTGCAGCAGGGCAACGCGATCGCGCAGGGCAGAACCCAGGGGGATATCCTCACGGCAACGCTGGAAAACTTCCCGCTTCAGGCACTTAATCTTACGCCAGCCGCCGCCTACGGCATTGGGATTGTCACCGGGGAGGCAAGCGGATCGATCGAGGCAAATATTGCCAATCTGAATAATCCAAGCGTAATTGGACAACTGGTGATCGATCGTCCGGCGCTGGGATACATTGCGGGCGATCGGTTTGCGGCGCAGTTCCGCTATGTGGATGGGGTGGCGGTGCTGGAACAGGGCGAATTGCTTCAGGCGGGAAGCCGCTATTTGCTGTCGGGCACGTTTAATACTCGCGCAGAGAATCAGCTTCAGGCAAGGATTGTGGCAGACCAGGGACGGATCGAAGATGTGCTGTCCGCCCTCAATATTTTTGACCTGGCGGATTTTGGGCGAGGGCTGCGTCCTCCCGTGTTTGCCACTGCTGATGCCGTTCAGCCATTCCCCGTGGGTCAACCAGACTTGACTCTGCTCAATCAGCTGCGCCGCTACTCGGAAATTACTGCCCTATTAAATCAGCAAATTGCTGCTCGCCAGCAGGCATCCTTCCTGCCCGATCTGTCCCAATTGCAGGGGGCATTTACGGGGACGATCGACATTAATTCCTCTGCCCAAACCGGATTTAATGTGGGCTTCGACCTTGCTGGACAGAACTGGCGCTGGCAAGACTATCGGGTCGATCAGGTGATTGCGCGAGGCGAATTACAGAACGGGGTGCTGACCCTACTGCCGGTGCGATTCCAGTCGGATGAGTCGTTCCTCACTTTCTCCGGGCAGTTTGGCGGCGAACAGCAGTCCGGGCAGCTTTTGGCAGAAGGCGTTCCCGTGGCAGCACTGCGCGATCTGTTCCGGCTGCCGATCGACATTGAGGGCGATCTCACGGCAAACGCAACCCTGGCAGGATCGGTGGGCAATCCGCAGGTAATCGGCGAAATTCAGCTTGTGAATACGCAGATCAACAACAACGGCACGATTACCACCTTGCCGCCCCTCCGCAATTTGTTTGGCTACAATGACGCCCGCCTCACGTTTGACTCGGATTTTGTCCGGCCGGAAGTTACGGTGGCGGAAACAGCGCCCCAGGGGCAGCCTGCCGATCTGTCTGAAAATCCGTCCATCAATTCCCCGATTAATCCCCTTGATCCGGACGAGCCGGTGGAACCCCAGGCAGATCAGGTGGATCAGTTCGCCCTCAACGGCAGCATCCCCTACAAGTTTCCGTTTATGACCGTGGAGCCTGCCTCCAACGAATTCAATGTAGACCTCACCGTGCGAAACGATGGACTGGCGCTGATCAATGCTTTTACCGATCAGGTGCAGTGGCGCGGCGGCGAAGCCGAGGTTCAGCTCCGGGCAACGGGGGTTCTGACGAATACGCAGCAAAATCTGGCGATCGGCGGGACGGCTGAATTTGCCAATGCGCGTGTGGCATCCCCCCTGCTCCCAGAGGACATTACGAACATCAACGGTACGATCGCCTTCAAGAATGACCAGATCCAGGTGCAAAACCTGCAAGGCGAGTTCAGCCGGGGACAAGTTGTAGCACAGGGAACGCTGCCAATTCTGCTACCGCTCAACGTTAATAACCCAGACAATCAGCCACCGCTGACGATTAGCCTGGATAAGATTGCGCTGGATTTGCCAGACCGTTACGAGGGCGATGTGGCAGGACAGGTGGTGTTGACCGGAACAGCGCTGGCTCCGGAAATTGGCGGAGAAGTGCTGCTGAGCAACGGAGAGGTAAGACTGCCAGACCAGAATGGTCAGACTGTAGCTGCTATCGCTACGGCATCCGCTCCGACAACCCGCTTTGGCGATCGTGAGACGGATCTGTTTAGCCCGCCCCTGCTGAATAATCTGCGGGTGAGTTTGGGGGAAAATTTGCGCGTCACTAATAATCCGCTGCTCAGTTTTGTGGTGGCAGGCGATTTGCTAGTGGACGGCACGATCGACGATCTGCGTCCCGATGGCGTAATTCAGCTCCAGCGCGGTCAGGTGAATCTGTTCACCACGCGGTTTAACCTCGATCGTCGCTATAACAATACGGTGGTGTTTGAGTCTGATCGGGGACTCGATCCGGTGCTGGATGTGCGGCTGCTTGCTCTGGTGCCAGAAGTTACTCGCTATCCCATTCCCAATACCTCGCCGTTTGCGGCAGCAGAAGTGGCGGATTTGTCCGCCGTAGCGGATTTTGGACGACTGGAAACCGTTCGGGTACAGGCAAGCGTGAATGGACCTGCCAGTGAACTGTTCAACAACCTGGAACTCACCAGCGATCCAGATCGCAGCCAGACGGAAATCCTGGCACTGATTGGCGGCGGCAATGTCACAGCGATCGCCCAGGAGGATGGAGTGACAACCGCGATCGCCTCCCTGGCAGGATCAGCCGTCCTGAGTCAGCTTCAGAATTTGATCAGCAATGCCTTTGGCTTAACGGACTTTAGCCTGTTTCCTACCACGCTGATCTCCGAGGATGCCCGTACTTCCACGTTTGCGATCGCCGCTGAACTGGGCTTTGATCTAACCGACGATCTCTCGGTTTCCATCCTGCAAGTGCTAACCGCTCCAGAGCCGACTCAGTTTAACCTGCGCTATCGCCTCAGCAATGAACTGTCCGTTCGGGGTTCTACCAACTTCCGGGGAGACAGCCGCGCAATTTTGCAGTTTGAAACGCGGTTTTAG
- a CDS encoding helix-turn-helix transcriptional regulator — translation MTEVQEPEKESPLKKRRDELGLTQREVATAINVSVQTVSNWETGRFKEVRLTLPQVKALCRVLQWSIEDLPDDFRPED, via the coding sequence ATGACCGAGGTACAGGAGCCAGAAAAAGAGTCACCCCTTAAGAAGCGTCGAGATGAACTGGGCTTAACTCAGCGTGAGGTTGCAACAGCGATTAATGTATCTGTACAGACGGTCAGCAATTGGGAAACAGGGCGATTCAAAGAAGTTCGCCTGACATTGCCTCAAGTTAAGGCACTTTGTCGGGTGTTGCAGTGGTCGATCGAGGATTTGCCGGATGATTTTAGACCGGAGGATTGA
- a CDS encoding VanW family protein: MRPFWEDWKRPIRSKLKQGKAFLRGYPFYYARIQDPEQSDRYGYLWSEFSSPIPDRGTPEIRANRLWNLQLAAERIHGLQLAPRAIFSFCDRVGEPTLKNGFRAAPVFVRGKVLTDVGGGLCLVATNLFNTFLQAGCEVLERHCHSIDAYGDNRFYPLGQDAAVAYGYKDLVIRNISQTPLQLRFEVLGDRGEVISSLWGEQPRSQQTKIESRIIQELPPENADDLSGWIVETTRSIQRTVDPFTEWEVNYQAVSHYKPCERS, encoded by the coding sequence ATGCGTCCTTTCTGGGAAGACTGGAAACGACCGATTCGCAGCAAGCTCAAGCAAGGCAAAGCGTTCTTACGAGGCTATCCCTTTTACTACGCCCGAATTCAAGACCCCGAACAGTCCGATCGCTACGGCTATTTGTGGAGTGAGTTTAGCAGTCCCATTCCCGATCGCGGTACGCCCGAAATCCGCGCCAATCGTCTGTGGAATTTGCAGCTTGCGGCAGAACGGATTCACGGTTTGCAGTTGGCTCCCAGAGCCATTTTTAGTTTTTGCGATCGGGTGGGTGAACCGACGCTGAAGAATGGTTTTCGTGCCGCTCCTGTCTTTGTCCGAGGGAAAGTTCTGACGGATGTAGGGGGCGGTTTGTGTTTGGTGGCAACGAATTTATTCAACACCTTTTTGCAGGCAGGCTGCGAAGTTCTAGAACGCCACTGCCACAGCATTGATGCCTACGGCGATAACCGCTTTTATCCCCTGGGTCAGGATGCTGCCGTTGCCTATGGCTACAAGGATTTAGTGATTAGAAACATCAGCCAAACCCCGTTGCAGTTACGCTTTGAAGTCCTGGGCGATCGCGGCGAAGTAATTTCGAGCCTCTGGGGTGAACAGCCCCGCTCTCAGCAAACCAAAATTGAGTCCAGAATCATCCAGGAACTTCCGCCAGAAAATGCCGATGATTTGTCCGGCTGGATTGTGGAAACAACGCGATCGATTCAAAGGACAGTTGATCCATTTACCGAGTGGGAGGTGAACTATCAGGCTGTGAGCCACTATAAGCCTTGTGAGCGATCGTAG